A single window of Archangium gephyra DNA harbors:
- a CDS encoding imm11 family protein — translation MTAQIMYYELHDNKYIPGRWHVRMPLHEDSEDGEEWFDIWRFTEGRVLEIERPIRLSVKPAGIALEYTESVGIPVVHRRVVSLFERLGLQTETQFIPVEVEGHTEPWFILNALRVIRCIDDARSAEVFYWQPEDGRPEKLGEYKNVRGLKVDPTKAGDAHIFRPWGWKVVLIVSEYVKQAMEAEGITGIKFIEA, via the coding sequence ATGACAGCGCAGATCATGTATTACGAACTGCACGACAACAAATACATCCCAGGGCGCTGGCACGTGAGGATGCCTCTTCACGAAGATTCCGAGGACGGAGAGGAATGGTTTGACATCTGGCGGTTCACCGAGGGACGCGTCCTGGAAATCGAAAGGCCGATCCGATTGTCCGTGAAGCCAGCGGGCATTGCGCTCGAATACACGGAGTCCGTGGGGATTCCCGTCGTCCATCGACGGGTCGTCTCTCTCTTCGAACGTCTGGGACTTCAGACGGAGACACAGTTCATCCCCGTGGAAGTCGAGGGACACACGGAGCCCTGGTTCATCCTCAATGCCCTGCGGGTCATCCGGTGCATTGACGATGCCCGGAGTGCGGAGGTGTTTTATTGGCAGCCAGAGGACGGCCGCCCGGAAAAGCTGGGCGAATACAAGAACGTTCGCGGGCTGAAGGTGGACCCCACGAAGGCAGGAGACGCCCATATCTTCCGCCCCTGGGGCTGGAAGGTCGTCCTCATCGTCTCCGAGTACGTCAAGCAGGCGATGGAGGCCGAGGGTATTACTGGCATCAAGTTCATTGAGGCCTGA
- a CDS encoding glutamine amidotransferase, with protein sequence MDTTPFNAWKLVSLSPLPVWALVLMGVGLALGVGLAAWGVRREPARLRRWALWALRAGAGLAALFFLLEPGIRNLQVARMKNRLAVLVDRSASMNFPVEPGGVTRSAQAAAFLEKAAPGLAGLQDRYTVEVYGFDPELSPTSAEALVKEPARAGTSDLLSALRSVGAGAQGTKKLGGVLLVSDGADNVELAGGAVGRARAALADLNVPVSTFLVGREALKDLAVERVKVDDFAFVRNSITVEVEVHGRGFSGQDVPVVLKQEGKVVASKSVRFESSDDVKPVGFTFTPDQTGRFVYTVSMPVFPDEAVGDNNTRSFVLKVIRDRVRVLLVVGRPSWDERFLRGLLRQDANVDLVSFYILRTMSDDPGVVSQERELSLIPFPMEEIFDTKLDTFDVVIFQNFGYTDTSLSIAQYERNLERYVHNGGALVMIGGDSVLGEGRASMPTLYETLPVEGAGPANVEPFKARLTPEGMRHPVTAMASGGASTETVWADLPAIPGANQTRAKPGATVLMDHPFMTVDGKNAPLVSVWDYGRGRSMVVATDASWYWAFTSHKGGAPSRAYDRFWSNALRWLVRDPDLTTLNVTADPPSVEPGKAVGVVVSSRTADYQPAQDAQVRVELVSVDTQKPVAVQTGQTGPDGVVRLEFAPPAPGPYKLVATAKKGETDLGKGEDAVAVRAVGPELSDASVRPELMEQIAKYTGGKAFRLPMNGLPDDVPLLDPPVVEVGRAKDRPLWDRWYYLVALVGLLGTEWFLRRRFGYV encoded by the coding sequence ATGGACACCACGCCTTTCAATGCCTGGAAGCTCGTCAGCCTCTCGCCGCTGCCCGTGTGGGCGCTGGTGCTGATGGGCGTGGGCCTGGCGCTCGGAGTGGGGCTGGCGGCCTGGGGCGTGCGGCGCGAGCCGGCGCGGCTGCGGCGTTGGGCCCTGTGGGCACTGCGCGCGGGCGCGGGCCTGGCGGCGCTCTTCTTCCTGCTGGAGCCCGGCATCCGCAACCTGCAGGTGGCGCGGATGAAGAACCGGCTGGCGGTGCTGGTGGACCGCTCGGCCTCGATGAACTTCCCGGTGGAGCCGGGTGGGGTGACGCGCTCGGCGCAGGCGGCGGCCTTCCTGGAGAAGGCGGCGCCGGGGCTGGCGGGGCTGCAGGACCGGTACACGGTGGAGGTGTACGGCTTCGATCCGGAGCTGTCGCCCACGTCGGCCGAGGCGCTGGTGAAGGAGCCGGCGCGGGCGGGGACGTCGGACCTGTTGTCGGCGCTGCGCTCGGTGGGAGCGGGGGCGCAGGGGACGAAGAAGCTGGGCGGCGTGCTGCTGGTGAGCGACGGCGCGGACAACGTGGAGCTGGCGGGCGGAGCGGTGGGCCGGGCGCGAGCGGCGCTGGCGGACCTGAACGTGCCGGTGTCCACGTTCCTGGTGGGGCGCGAGGCGCTGAAGGACCTGGCGGTGGAGCGGGTGAAGGTGGACGACTTCGCCTTCGTGCGCAACTCCATCACGGTGGAGGTGGAGGTGCACGGCCGGGGCTTCTCGGGGCAGGACGTGCCGGTGGTGCTGAAGCAGGAAGGCAAGGTGGTGGCGAGCAAGTCGGTGCGCTTCGAGTCCTCGGATGACGTGAAGCCGGTGGGCTTCACCTTCACGCCGGATCAGACGGGGCGCTTCGTGTACACGGTGAGCATGCCGGTGTTCCCGGACGAGGCGGTGGGGGACAACAACACCCGCTCGTTCGTGCTGAAGGTGATCCGGGACCGGGTACGCGTGCTGCTGGTGGTGGGGCGGCCGTCGTGGGACGAGCGCTTCCTGCGCGGGCTGTTGCGGCAGGACGCGAACGTGGACCTGGTGTCCTTCTACATCTTGCGGACGATGTCGGACGACCCGGGCGTGGTGAGCCAGGAGCGCGAGCTGTCGCTGATTCCCTTCCCGATGGAGGAGATCTTCGACACGAAGCTGGACACGTTCGACGTCGTCATCTTCCAGAACTTTGGCTACACGGACACGTCGCTGTCGATTGCCCAGTACGAGCGCAACCTGGAGCGCTACGTGCACAACGGCGGGGCGCTGGTGATGATTGGCGGAGACAGCGTGTTGGGCGAGGGCCGCGCGAGCATGCCCACGCTGTACGAGACGCTGCCGGTGGAGGGAGCGGGCCCGGCGAACGTGGAGCCCTTCAAGGCGAGGCTGACGCCGGAGGGAATGCGTCACCCGGTGACGGCGATGGCGTCGGGAGGGGCGAGCACGGAGACGGTGTGGGCGGATCTGCCTGCGATTCCGGGAGCGAACCAGACGCGGGCGAAGCCGGGGGCGACGGTGCTGATGGACCATCCCTTCATGACGGTGGATGGGAAGAACGCGCCACTGGTGTCCGTGTGGGATTACGGGCGGGGCCGGTCGATGGTGGTGGCGACGGATGCGAGCTGGTACTGGGCCTTCACGTCGCACAAGGGCGGTGCGCCGAGCCGGGCGTATGACCGGTTCTGGAGCAACGCGCTGCGGTGGCTGGTGCGAGACCCGGACCTGACGACGTTGAACGTGACGGCGGATCCGCCCTCGGTGGAGCCGGGCAAGGCGGTGGGCGTGGTGGTGTCCTCGAGGACGGCGGACTACCAGCCGGCGCAGGACGCGCAGGTGCGGGTGGAGCTCGTGTCGGTGGACACGCAGAAGCCGGTGGCGGTGCAGACGGGCCAGACGGGTCCGGATGGGGTGGTACGGCTGGAGTTCGCGCCGCCGGCACCGGGGCCGTACAAGCTGGTGGCCACGGCGAAGAAGGGCGAGACGGACCTGGGGAAGGGCGAGGACGCGGTGGCGGTGCGAGCGGTGGGCCCGGAGCTGTCGGACGCGTCGGTGCGGCCGGAGCTGATGGAGCAGATCGCGAAGTACACGGGAGGCAAGGCGTTCCGGCTGCCGATGAATGGGTTGCCGGATGACGTGCCGCTGTTGGATCCGCCGGTGGTGGAAGTGGGCCGGGCGAAGGATCGGCCGCTGTGGGATCGCTGGTACTACCTGGTGGCGCTGGTGGGGCTGCTGGGCACCGAGTGGTTCCTGCGCCGCCGCTTCGGGTACGTGTGA
- a CDS encoding DUF4159 domain-containing protein: protein MPVRPLSRRTLLLGSAALVPLLSGRASAFGEKSRFIPAVARHGGRWDTRLSGLRRIAWELQRRTSVEVLPDARPFALSSPDLFDYPFLYLGGDGAFPPFSDAEVENLRRYLTFGGFLLADANDGSDGEGFDTSFRRELARVLPQSPLTPVPSTHVVFKSFFLLDSAPGRLLNKPQLLSANLGKRAAVMYSQNDLAGAWNRSEAGDYEFDVSPGGEPQRELAVRLGVNLCMYALCLDYKDDAVHLPLILNKRR from the coding sequence ATGCCCGTGCGCCCCCTCAGCCGTCGAACCCTCCTGCTCGGGAGCGCGGCGCTCGTCCCGCTGCTGTCCGGACGTGCGTCCGCCTTCGGAGAGAAGAGCCGCTTCATCCCCGCCGTGGCCCGGCATGGTGGCCGGTGGGATACGCGATTGTCGGGGCTCCGACGAATCGCCTGGGAGCTGCAGCGGCGCACCTCGGTGGAGGTGTTGCCGGACGCCCGGCCCTTCGCCCTCTCCAGCCCGGACCTCTTCGACTACCCCTTCCTGTACCTGGGAGGGGACGGGGCGTTTCCGCCCTTCAGCGACGCGGAGGTGGAGAACCTGCGGCGCTACCTGACGTTCGGGGGCTTCCTCCTGGCGGACGCCAATGACGGCAGTGACGGGGAGGGCTTCGACACCAGCTTCCGCCGCGAGCTGGCGCGGGTGCTGCCGCAGAGCCCGCTCACCCCGGTGCCCTCCACCCACGTCGTCTTCAAGAGCTTCTTCCTGCTGGACTCGGCGCCGGGCCGGTTGCTCAACAAGCCACAGTTGCTGTCGGCCAACCTCGGCAAGCGGGCGGCGGTGATGTACTCGCAGAACGACCTGGCCGGGGCGTGGAACCGCAGCGAGGCGGGAGACTACGAGTTCGACGTCTCCCCGGGCGGCGAGCCCCAGCGCGAGCTGGCGGTGCGGCTGGGGGTGAACCTCTGCATGTACGCCCTCTGTCTGGACTACAAGGACGACGCCGTCCACCTGCCGCTCATCCTCAACAAGCGCCGCTGA
- a CDS encoding beta-ketoacyl synthase N-terminal-like domain-containing protein, with the protein MRRVGIFGWGVVAPKSRNIEAFEKNLASSESWLSPFNGFGPDNFLVGNPDFDFAEYKPWIDSRFPATRFAQLEKKMGMPTKMAIGSFIQALGQNPGLEQELQALGARSHVYVGTGLGDLPTIHDITLNLHRAQRRWDRFWSSPERNSTLRRWLETREPMPGLPPEPSTVDEADQDEAEEKWWHFWAGQSPELREYLAEQKEIEGLGVQGGNVEAAKLAVIKEKRTRNQRLQKKWGAPEPPWNAVPSEILWNIHNTPASQISMMGKITGMTFAPVAACSSFGYGLKLALDAINCGDAKAVVLGMTDPPPHPLTVGGFYNARVVSADGAVSKPLTQLRGTHVAGGSVVWILGDLEHFAAKGFKPLGMEPITVGVTADADHIITPSKEGPTVAIHEALRKAGVEPSEIGSWDLHATATPGDYLEMETLRTILPETVLVTARKGTFGHGMGAGGGWELTAQYLGYARGQVFPTPLAEEELNKEIGRVHPRYVFDKAVAAPQGCAGKLSMGVGGINACIISRPWR; encoded by the coding sequence GTGCGCAGAGTCGGAATCTTCGGCTGGGGAGTGGTTGCCCCCAAGTCCCGGAACATCGAGGCCTTCGAGAAGAACCTCGCGTCGTCGGAGAGCTGGCTCTCTCCCTTCAACGGCTTCGGTCCGGACAACTTCCTCGTCGGCAACCCGGACTTCGACTTCGCCGAGTACAAGCCGTGGATCGACTCCCGCTTCCCGGCCACGCGCTTCGCCCAGCTCGAGAAGAAGATGGGCATGCCGACCAAGATGGCCATTGGCTCCTTCATCCAGGCGCTGGGCCAGAACCCCGGCCTGGAGCAGGAGCTGCAGGCGCTCGGGGCGCGCTCCCACGTCTACGTGGGCACCGGCCTGGGTGATCTGCCGACCATCCACGACATCACGCTGAACCTGCACCGCGCCCAGCGGCGGTGGGACCGTTTCTGGTCCTCGCCCGAGCGCAACAGCACCCTGCGCCGCTGGCTGGAGACGCGCGAGCCCATGCCCGGCCTGCCGCCCGAGCCCTCCACGGTGGACGAGGCGGACCAGGACGAGGCCGAGGAGAAGTGGTGGCACTTCTGGGCCGGCCAGTCTCCCGAGCTGCGCGAGTACCTCGCCGAGCAGAAGGAGATTGAAGGCCTGGGCGTGCAGGGCGGCAACGTGGAGGCCGCCAAGCTGGCCGTCATCAAGGAGAAGCGGACGCGCAACCAGCGCCTGCAGAAGAAGTGGGGCGCCCCCGAGCCGCCGTGGAACGCGGTGCCGTCCGAGATTCTGTGGAACATCCACAACACCCCCGCGTCGCAGATTTCGATGATGGGGAAGATCACCGGCATGACGTTCGCGCCGGTGGCGGCGTGCTCGTCGTTCGGCTACGGGCTGAAGCTGGCGCTGGACGCCATCAACTGCGGCGATGCGAAGGCCGTGGTGCTGGGGATGACGGATCCTCCGCCGCACCCGCTCACGGTGGGTGGCTTCTACAACGCGCGCGTGGTGAGCGCGGACGGCGCGGTGTCCAAGCCGCTGACGCAGCTGCGCGGCACGCACGTGGCCGGCGGCTCGGTGGTGTGGATCCTCGGGGACCTGGAGCACTTCGCCGCCAAGGGCTTCAAGCCGCTGGGCATGGAGCCCATCACCGTGGGTGTCACCGCGGACGCGGACCACATCATCACGCCCTCGAAGGAGGGCCCCACCGTGGCCATCCACGAGGCGCTGCGCAAGGCGGGCGTGGAGCCGTCCGAGATTGGCAGCTGGGATCTGCACGCCACCGCCACCCCGGGTGACTACCTGGAGATGGAGACGCTGCGCACGATCCTGCCCGAGACGGTGCTGGTGACGGCGCGCAAGGGCACCTTCGGCCACGGCATGGGCGCCGGTGGCGGCTGGGAGCTGACGGCCCAGTACCTCGGCTACGCCCGGGGCCAGGTGTTCCCCACGCCGCTGGCCGAGGAAGAGCTCAACAAGGAGATCGGCCGCGTGCATCCCCGCTACGTCTTCGACAAGGCGGTGGCCGCGCCCCAGGGCTGCGCTGGCAAGCTCTCCATGGGCGTGGGCGGCATCAACGCCTGCATCATCTCGCGCCCCTGGCGCTGA
- a CDS encoding DUF6683 family protein has translation MNSFFRTVPVMVAGLLLLGAARPEGAPSLSPYRRYDSNAFIHGNFKPSFQKQWKVSARCSKDPSPEGADQKPQVMLPLAVSSFRKVTDPVMPKRLAEGVKSLGPEEREGLEGSLLQLYKGYEQMLDQQDQPLLKNNLAGAFNYFFMSSFYALRNGQELTGVQQQSMLNQINTAIGMGLKDRRMSDREKQELYESVVLSGNIILGLYNEGRDKGRADLTKESRELAKELLDEMMGIRIDKVHAEDTCVWIE, from the coding sequence ATGAACAGCTTTTTCAGGACGGTTCCCGTCATGGTGGCGGGGCTCCTCCTGCTCGGTGCCGCGAGGCCGGAGGGCGCACCGTCCCTCAGTCCCTACAGGCGCTACGACAGCAACGCCTTCATCCACGGCAACTTCAAGCCCTCCTTCCAGAAGCAGTGGAAGGTCAGTGCCCGGTGTTCGAAGGACCCTTCGCCCGAGGGGGCGGACCAGAAGCCGCAGGTGATGCTGCCGCTCGCGGTGTCCTCGTTCCGCAAGGTGACCGACCCCGTCATGCCCAAGCGGCTCGCCGAGGGCGTGAAGTCGCTCGGCCCGGAGGAGCGCGAGGGGCTCGAGGGCTCCCTGCTGCAGCTGTACAAGGGGTACGAGCAGATGTTGGATCAACAGGATCAGCCGCTGCTGAAGAACAACCTCGCGGGGGCCTTCAACTACTTCTTCATGTCCTCGTTCTACGCGCTCCGCAATGGCCAGGAGCTGACCGGCGTGCAGCAGCAGTCCATGCTGAATCAGATCAACACGGCCATTGGCATGGGGCTCAAGGACCGGCGCATGTCGGACCGGGAGAAGCAGGAGCTGTACGAGTCGGTGGTGCTCTCGGGCAACATCATCCTCGGGCTCTACAACGAGGGGCGGGACAAGGGGCGCGCGGACCTGACGAAGGAGTCGCGCGAGCTGGCCAAGGAGTTGCTGGACGAGATGATGGGCATCCGCATCGACAAGGTGCATGCCGAGGACACCTGCGTGTGGATCGAATGA
- a CDS encoding MBL fold metallo-hydrolase, translating to MRLTLHRGVSLAVLASARTEAEHHEDLGCSIQGPTARPVRHAHVPLKQRLAELGPERSLREAKALVRWLEETPGYAALCGEGRRRGGRRPLRHEVLFPDATRHKPRFLHLRQEELGLDFPVKTREWPALAELFASLARGATRAELRALSAVPAVGELLADLSSAGWLVRHDGPVDVPTPGALFVGHNTVLVSSTQARVLVDPYFRPASQLDRPDYPPMQPRDLGRVDAVVITHSHGDHFHLGSLLQLPRDTRIFVPAVERESLFSTDCVLRLQQLGYTRVEALRWGEERLVGDITVRALPFHGEQPTDGEGLYPDLFNEGNTWLVRAPGFSAAFFADAGHDVRGDMRTVCRALRKEAPVDVLFCGVRGFRLEPLFFGYTTLDAYLVDVPVEALGKPQQLMAGPEEALHYGELLGARYVVPCADGGAPWYWREGMGPRYPGYPGEPVSGASTMDENPDADPYPERLKQVRRQVGHGPQALLMRPGEALAWRGRQAPELVRYPGFEWPFGGMPARRGA from the coding sequence ATGCGGCTCACCCTCCACCGTGGCGTCAGCCTCGCCGTCCTCGCCTCGGCCCGCACCGAGGCCGAGCACCACGAGGACCTGGGGTGCAGCATCCAGGGTCCCACCGCACGGCCCGTGCGGCACGCCCATGTCCCTCTCAAACAACGGCTCGCCGAGCTGGGCCCGGAGCGCTCGCTGCGTGAAGCGAAGGCCCTCGTGCGCTGGCTGGAGGAGACGCCCGGCTATGCCGCGCTCTGCGGCGAGGGCCGGCGGCGGGGAGGCCGGCGCCCGCTGCGCCACGAGGTCCTCTTCCCCGACGCGACGCGGCACAAGCCCCGCTTCCTCCACCTGCGCCAGGAAGAGCTGGGGCTCGACTTTCCCGTGAAAACCCGCGAGTGGCCGGCCCTCGCCGAGCTCTTCGCCTCGCTGGCGCGCGGAGCCACCCGCGCCGAGCTGCGGGCCCTCTCGGCCGTGCCCGCCGTGGGCGAGCTGCTCGCGGACCTGTCCAGCGCGGGCTGGCTCGTGCGCCACGACGGCCCCGTGGACGTGCCCACGCCCGGCGCCCTCTTCGTGGGCCACAACACCGTGCTGGTGTCGAGCACCCAGGCACGCGTCCTGGTGGACCCGTACTTCCGCCCCGCGAGCCAGCTCGACCGGCCGGACTATCCGCCCATGCAGCCGAGAGACCTCGGACGGGTGGACGCGGTCGTCATCACCCACTCGCATGGAGATCACTTCCACCTGGGCTCGCTGCTCCAGCTGCCGCGGGACACGCGCATCTTCGTCCCGGCGGTGGAGCGCGAGAGCCTCTTCTCCACCGACTGCGTGCTGCGGCTGCAACAGCTCGGCTACACCCGCGTCGAGGCGCTGCGCTGGGGCGAGGAGCGGCTCGTGGGCGACATCACCGTGCGCGCCCTGCCCTTCCACGGCGAGCAGCCCACCGACGGCGAGGGCCTCTACCCGGACCTCTTCAACGAGGGGAACACCTGGCTGGTGCGCGCGCCGGGCTTCTCCGCCGCCTTCTTCGCCGATGCCGGCCACGACGTGCGCGGAGACATGCGCACCGTCTGCCGCGCCCTGCGCAAGGAGGCGCCCGTGGACGTGCTCTTCTGCGGCGTGCGCGGCTTCCGGCTCGAGCCCCTCTTCTTCGGCTACACCACGCTGGACGCCTACCTCGTCGACGTGCCCGTGGAGGCACTCGGAAAGCCGCAGCAGCTCATGGCCGGGCCGGAGGAGGCCCTGCATTACGGCGAGCTGCTCGGGGCGCGCTACGTGGTGCCGTGCGCGGACGGAGGTGCCCCCTGGTACTGGCGCGAGGGCATGGGCCCGCGCTACCCGGGCTACCCCGGCGAGCCGGTGAGTGGCGCCAGCACGATGGACGAGAATCCCGACGCGGACCCGTACCCGGAGCGGTTGAAGCAGGTGCGCCGGCAGGTGGGGCACGGGCCCCAGGCGCTGCTGATGCGCCCCGGCGAGGCCCTCGCATGGCGGGGCCGCCAGGCACCGGAGCTCGTCCGGTACCCGGGTTTCGAGTGGCCCTTCGGCGGCATGCCGGCGCGGCGCGGGGCGTGA
- a CDS encoding nucleotidyltransferase, producing the protein MSKPSKAPPPMQADQRPPIERGAHLLALSTLKNAEIPFVVAGAYALHLYTGIYRDTKDLDLFLKREHVERAMEALGSMGFQTKMHDPVWIAKAYANDEYFADLIFSSGNGVAIVDDHWIDEAHPGVIHGLPILVAPPEDIIWSKAFVCERERFDGTDINHLILARGKQMDWKHLMRRFDPHWEVLLAHLTFYRFSYPGQRDHVPRWIWDELLERARNQHNEPEKKKLCRGMLIAKGQYNVDVEHWGYSDARLEEIATFRDYQEPKKG; encoded by the coding sequence TTGAGCAAGCCGAGCAAGGCACCTCCCCCGATGCAGGCGGATCAGCGCCCGCCCATCGAGCGGGGTGCGCACCTGCTGGCGCTCAGCACGCTCAAGAACGCGGAGATTCCCTTCGTGGTCGCGGGCGCCTACGCGCTGCACCTCTATACGGGCATCTACCGCGACACCAAGGACCTGGATCTCTTCCTCAAGCGCGAGCACGTGGAGCGCGCCATGGAGGCCCTGGGCTCCATGGGCTTCCAGACGAAGATGCATGATCCCGTGTGGATCGCGAAGGCCTACGCCAACGACGAGTACTTCGCCGATCTCATCTTCAGCTCGGGCAACGGCGTGGCCATCGTGGATGACCACTGGATCGACGAGGCCCACCCGGGCGTCATCCACGGGTTGCCCATCCTGGTGGCGCCTCCCGAGGACATCATCTGGTCCAAGGCCTTCGTGTGCGAGCGCGAGCGCTTCGACGGCACGGACATCAACCACCTCATCCTCGCGCGCGGCAAGCAGATGGACTGGAAGCACCTGATGCGGCGGTTCGATCCGCACTGGGAGGTGCTCCTGGCCCATCTCACCTTCTACCGCTTCAGCTACCCGGGCCAGCGCGACCACGTGCCCCGCTGGATCTGGGACGAGCTGCTCGAGCGGGCCCGCAACCAGCACAACGAGCCCGAGAAGAAGAAGCTCTGCCGGGGAATGTTGATCGCCAAGGGGCAGTACAACGTGGATGTCGAGCACTGGGGTTACTCCGACGCCCGCCTCGAGGAGATCGCGACGTTCCGCGACTACCAGGAGCCCAAGAAGGGCTGA
- a CDS encoding YkgJ family cysteine cluster protein gives MSLSTLCLRCGLCCDGTLFTHVPLRRTEAGPLKALGLPVKEREDGTPILPQRCAALEGKTCTAYAQRPEGCRRYHCHLFSALSEGEVSLEEALAVVDGAHALLAGGERGPELDDYLDKHFRGRHRRYTAQ, from the coding sequence ATGTCCCTCTCCACGCTGTGCCTGCGCTGTGGCCTGTGCTGCGACGGCACCCTCTTCACCCATGTCCCGCTGCGGCGCACCGAGGCCGGCCCCTTGAAGGCCCTGGGTCTGCCCGTGAAGGAGCGGGAGGACGGCACCCCCATCCTCCCGCAGCGCTGCGCGGCCCTGGAGGGGAAGACGTGCACCGCCTACGCCCAGCGCCCCGAGGGCTGCCGCCGCTACCACTGCCACCTCTTCAGCGCGCTCTCCGAGGGCGAGGTGTCCCTCGAGGAGGCGCTCGCGGTGGTGGACGGGGCGCACGCGCTGCTCGCGGGCGGGGAGCGCGGCCCGGAGCTGGACGACTACCTCGACAAGCACTTCCGGGGCCGGCACCGGCGCTACACCGCGCAGTAG
- a CDS encoding sigma-70 family RNA polymerase sigma factor, with product MAIGRKKTGGTGTRTRAKRPSAAPPPEEAEVVEAESAEPEPDALEPAPEELEEVEAEVEEVAAPPRAALVKAGETGLTRTDPLQAYMNEVQRHPLLTREEEVALARRLRDTGDVQAAYRLVAANLRLVVKLAHEYHRNPLSLLDLVQEGNIGLMQAVKKYDPERGVKLSSYAAWWIRAYILRYIMDNWKMVKLGTTEAQRKLFFKLRQEQDKLMAQGFEVTPKLLAERLNVTEQDVVEMDQRLGHDEMSLDAPVGGDDSSATRMDRFMPSSSVGAEERLGNEQLKALFREKLQEFARSLEGKERYIFENRLISDEPLTLQDIGDKYGVSRERARQIEAALINRMREYMREHIPDFDLVANPKG from the coding sequence ATGGCGATTGGGAGGAAGAAGACGGGAGGAACAGGGACCCGGACCCGGGCGAAGCGGCCCTCCGCTGCCCCGCCCCCCGAGGAAGCCGAGGTCGTGGAGGCCGAATCCGCCGAGCCGGAACCGGACGCCCTGGAGCCGGCCCCCGAGGAACTGGAGGAGGTGGAGGCCGAGGTGGAGGAGGTCGCCGCACCCCCCCGGGCGGCCCTGGTGAAGGCGGGCGAGACGGGGCTGACCCGGACCGACCCCCTCCAGGCCTACATGAACGAGGTGCAGCGCCACCCCCTGCTCACCCGGGAGGAAGAGGTAGCGCTCGCCCGGCGTCTGCGGGACACGGGGGACGTCCAGGCGGCCTACCGGCTGGTGGCGGCCAACCTGCGACTGGTGGTGAAGCTGGCCCACGAGTACCACCGCAACCCCCTGTCCCTGTTGGACCTGGTGCAGGAGGGCAACATCGGGCTGATGCAGGCGGTGAAGAAGTACGACCCGGAGCGCGGGGTGAAGCTCAGCTCCTACGCCGCATGGTGGATACGCGCCTACATCCTGCGTTACATCATGGACAACTGGAAGATGGTGAAGCTGGGGACGACGGAGGCCCAGCGGAAGCTCTTCTTCAAGCTGCGCCAGGAGCAGGACAAGTTGATGGCGCAGGGCTTCGAGGTGACGCCGAAGCTGCTGGCCGAGCGCCTCAACGTCACCGAGCAGGACGTGGTGGAGATGGACCAGCGGCTGGGCCACGACGAGATGTCGCTGGACGCGCCGGTGGGAGGGGACGATTCGTCGGCGACGCGGATGGACCGGTTCATGCCGTCCTCGTCGGTGGGCGCCGAGGAGCGGCTGGGCAACGAGCAGCTCAAGGCGCTGTTCCGCGAGAAGCTGCAGGAGTTCGCCAGGTCGCTGGAGGGCAAGGAGCGCTACATCTTCGAGAACCGGCTGATCTCCGACGAGCCGCTGACGCTCCAGGACATTGGAGACAAGTACGGGGTGAGCCGCGAGCGCGCCCGGCAGATCGAAGCGGCGCTCATCAACCGGATGCGCGAGTACATGCGCGAGCACATCCCGGACTTCGACCTGGTGGCCAACCCGAAGGGGTGA